The Nostoc sp. 'Peltigera membranacea cyanobiont' N6 genome contains the following window.
TGCTCAATGCGATCGCGCTCAATGCCGTCGCTGTTACCTGGAGTACTACCACCACCAATAATTAGCTGGAGATTCTTAGAGTCACGCAGCCCAGACTCGTTTACTGCACGCACTAGGGTTTCTATACCTTTGCGTTGGTCAAAACGTCCTACATATAATACAACTTTGGCATCTTTGGCGATTTCCATTTCAGCCCTGGCTGCTTCTCGCCCAATGGAACCAAACCGTTGAATATCTGTGCCGCAGGGAATGATATCGATGTTACCTTCAGTGGAAACTAGCGATCGCATGTGTTGCTGTTCTTGCGGACTTGTCGCCACAATTCGCTCTGCTGTTTCTAACACCTGTTTTTCCACAGCTAATCGCTGACTAGCAATTAGAGGAATATCTTCTATAGTATTGTACTTGACTGCTCCTAGTGAGTGGTAAGTATGAACCTGCTTACTCTCTTGGATTTTCTTTAACTCCATTCCCACCCAACTAGAGAGCCAATAGTTAGTGTGAACTAACTGGTATGTAATCTCATTTTTTACTTGAAATTTGAGGAAATTATCCACAAATTCTGGCAGATATTCAAAAATTTCATCTCGTGGCACAAACTCAAGAGGCCCAGCTTTTAAACGAATAGTTCGACAATTGTCGCTATGCTTAACAATTGAGTCTTGCTCCAGACTCGCCTTGCGGGTAAACATATCAACTTGCCATCCCAGCTGCGCTAGTGCTTCACCCACTTGGCGCACATAAACATTTTGTCCCCCAGCTTCTTCTTTCCCTATTTCAATCGCCGGATCTCCGTGGACGGAAATTAAGGCGATACGTTTTTCGGTAGAGTTCATAGTTTGTGTGTTGCTGATTTTAACAAAGCTTTAGACTGTTCCAAGTTCGTGTATAGCACACTTACCTGAATTGTTTAGTAACCCTGATGAATATTTGTTTCAATTCAATTTAATATATATAATATATAATATTTTTTTTTTACATCTTCTGCCAGAAGTATAATTTTCGGTTAATTATTTATATTTAATTTCTTTAGATAGAGGAAAATATTTACAAATTAGCCGGTAAGCGTAAAGCTCAGTGGCTTCAGCCCTGAGATATAAGCGACTCGTGCGGTTTCAACCGCATTCAATCTTTCCTAACCGCTAACTTTTTATACCAACTATGGTAGTATAAGACAGGAGGTAAGAAGGATGCTTGTTTTTGAGTTTAAAGCTTATGGGAAGTCAACCCAATTTACAGCAGTAGATGAGGCAATTCGGACTGCAAAGTTCATTCGTAATAGCTGTATTCGGCTATGGATGGATGTTAAAGATACAGGTAAAAACGATTTGCAGAAATATTGTGCTGTGCTTGCGGCTAACTTTCCCTTTGCGAATGAACTCAATTCAATGGCTCGTCAAGCTTCTGCTGAGAGAGCATGGTCTTCTATCTCTCGGTTTTATGACAACTGCAAGAAAGGTATTCCAGGTTTAAAAGCGGAAAACGCGGTCTTGGGGTCTCCCCAAGTAGAGCGATTTTCCCAGACAGGGTATCCTCAATTCCAGAAAGATTGTCGCTCAGTTGAGTATAAAACATCAGGGTGGAAGCTCGCCGACGATCGTAAATCTATAACATTCACTGACAAAAAAGGTATTGGTCGTTTAAAACTCAAAGGGACTCGTGATTTGCACTTCTACCAAATTAACCAGATTAAACGGGTGAGACTGGTAAAACGTGCAGATGGTGTGTATGTTCAGTTTTGCATTGATATAGACCGTTTTGAAAACATAGAACCAACTGGCAATACAGTAGGGTTAGATGTGGGATTGAAAGAATACTACACCGACTCCGATGGTGTAATGTTTGAGAACCCAAAGTTTTTGCGTACAGGTGAAAGGGTTCTTAAGCGTTCTCAACGTCGTGTTTCCAGAAAGGTGAAAGGTTCAAAGAATAGGGGCAAAGCTAGACAGATTTTAGGTAAACGCCACCTCAAAATAAGTAGGCAACGTAAAGACCATGCTGTGAAATTAGCACGGTGCGTAGTTCAGTCTAACGACTTGATTGCATACGAAGATTTGAGGATTAAAAATATGGTGAAAAATCATTGTTTAGCTAAGTCTATCAATGACGCATCTTGGTATCAGTTCCGTGTCTGGGTTGAGTACTTAGCGAAAGTATTTAAACGTGTCACGGTTGCGGTTAATCCGCAATACACGAGTCAAGAATGCTCTAGCTGTGGTGAAATTGTCAAAAAAACACTATCCACTAGAACGCACGTATGTTCATGCGGATGTGTGATGGACAGGGATGAGAACGCAGCTAGAATTATACTTAGTCGAGGATTGGGTACGGTAGGGCATACCGGAACCTTTGCGCTAGACGCAAGCAACGCTTTAGGAGATGCGACCACTACTCATGCTGGAGTAATCCTGGATGAGCAAGTCATGTCTTTGATTAAAGAATCTCAGTGTCTTTAGACCTGAGAGTGTCAATTGTATCTCATACTTTTGATAGATAAAAATTATATTTTTATTTATGCAGATATAATTCCCTTGATAGACGCATTAACGTTAGTTGCACAAAGTGATAGTAAGCGTTAGGGGTTAGGAATTATATTCACTACGCCCAACAAATCTAACTACAGGAGGATGAAATTTTTGATTTCTCTAGTGGGTGTAGAGCAACCAGGAAAATAAAAAATTAACTATAAAGATAAAGTCAAGTATAAGCTTAAATTATAAGTTTTAAAGTTTACAATAAATCTCGAATGTAGCTAAGTAGCTCACTGTCAAAACTATATGTTATTTTTGCAACCCGAAGACTGTGACTAAAATTTGCTTTGTATAAACCTCTATATAATTCTCCTGGCTATTTGAAAAGTAGGTATAATTTTAAACAAATTAACTGCTGACTTCTGAAGTTGAAATTCAAACCAGCTAGCACAGTTAACTCACCACATTGAGAGCGAGTTGTATTAAGTAGTGAGAATAACTGTTAAATATTGATGCAAAATTGGGTATTTTGTTGAATTTGCGTCGGAAAGTTTCAGATTATATTTTCAATCATTAATAAATCTCAGGAGCAAATCAGGTGTTTACTTCAACCTTACTCGCTGCTGCAACCACACCCCTGCAATGGAGTCCGACAGTTGGACTGATTATCATTATTGCTAATATCATTGCCATTGCCTTTGCTAAATCTACCATCAAATATCCCAATGCCGAACCAGGACTACCCTCAGCTAATCTCTTTGGTGGTTTTGGTTTACCAGCCCTTTTAGCAAGCACCGCCTTTGG
Protein-coding sequences here:
- a CDS encoding glycosyltransferase family 4 protein produces the protein MNSTEKRIALISVHGDPAIEIGKEEAGGQNVYVRQVGEALAQLGWQVDMFTRKASLEQDSIVKHSDNCRTIRLKAGPLEFVPRDEIFEYLPEFVDNFLKFQVKNEITYQLVHTNYWLSSWVGMELKKIQESKQVHTYHSLGAVKYNTIEDIPLIASQRLAVEKQVLETAERIVATSPQEQQHMRSLVSTEGNIDIIPCGTDIQRFGSIGREAARAEMEIAKDAKVVLYVGRFDQRKGIETLVRAVNESGLRDSKNLQLIIGGGSTPGNSDGIERDRIEQIVQDLGITDLTIFPGRLCQDILPTYYAAADVCVVPSHYEPFGLVAIEAMASGTPVVASDVGGLQFTVVNEETGLLAPPQDVGAFASAIDRILLDPEWRDELGKAGRKRVESKFSWHGVATQLSELYTQLLEPSAKEPALLVK
- a CDS encoding RNA-guided endonuclease InsQ/TnpB family protein, with product MLVFEFKAYGKSTQFTAVDEAIRTAKFIRNSCIRLWMDVKDTGKNDLQKYCAVLAANFPFANELNSMARQASAERAWSSISRFYDNCKKGIPGLKAENAVLGSPQVERFSQTGYPQFQKDCRSVEYKTSGWKLADDRKSITFTDKKGIGRLKLKGTRDLHFYQINQIKRVRLVKRADGVYVQFCIDIDRFENIEPTGNTVGLDVGLKEYYTDSDGVMFENPKFLRTGERVLKRSQRRVSRKVKGSKNRGKARQILGKRHLKISRQRKDHAVKLARCVVQSNDLIAYEDLRIKNMVKNHCLAKSINDASWYQFRVWVEYLAKVFKRVTVAVNPQYTSQECSSCGEIVKKTLSTRTHVCSCGCVMDRDENAARIILSRGLGTVGHTGTFALDASNALGDATTTHAGVILDEQVMSLIKESQCL
- the psaK gene encoding photosystem I reaction center subunit PsaK, translating into MFTSTLLAAATTPLQWSPTVGLIIIIANIIAIAFAKSTIKYPNAEPGLPSANLFGGFGLPALLASTAFGHILGVGAVLGLHNLGRI